The Streptomyces europaeiscabiei genome window below encodes:
- a CDS encoding putative leader peptide: MTDTSTRLWRRVHMDLVRYAGCVCRPSC; the protein is encoded by the coding sequence GTGACCGACACCTCGACGCGCCTGTGGCGGAGGGTCCATATGGACCTCGTCCGCTATGCGGGCTGCGTGTGTCGTCCGTCCTGCTGA
- a CDS encoding cupin domain-containing protein: MSVSPVVPPASARAVSTPTQAELLDFARRTAADDELIASLPLDPEGRTWVRLEGPGGSEAWLIGWPPGTGTGWHDHADSVGAFVTAAGELREYSLAARLPTDGWKTLELTEGVDRERQLSAGKGRSFGRHHVHEVLNESTEEHAISVHAYYPPLPRIRRYSRTGRVLRLEHVERPADWQ, encoded by the coding sequence GTGTCCGTGTCCCCCGTTGTTCCCCCCGCCTCCGCGCGGGCCGTCTCCACCCCCACACAGGCGGAGCTCCTCGACTTCGCGCGGCGGACGGCCGCCGACGACGAACTGATCGCCTCGCTCCCACTCGATCCCGAGGGCCGCACCTGGGTACGGCTCGAAGGCCCCGGCGGCAGCGAGGCCTGGCTCATCGGCTGGCCGCCCGGCACCGGGACCGGCTGGCACGACCACGCCGACTCGGTGGGCGCCTTCGTCACCGCCGCCGGCGAACTCAGGGAGTACTCACTCGCCGCCCGGCTGCCCACCGACGGCTGGAAGACCCTCGAACTCACCGAAGGCGTCGACCGTGAGCGGCAGCTTTCCGCCGGCAAGGGCCGCTCCTTCGGGCGCCACCACGTCCACGAGGTGCTCAACGAGTCCACCGAGGAGCACGCGATCTCCGTACACGCCTACTACCCGCCCCTCCCCCGCATCCGCCGCTACAGCCGCACCGGACGGGTGCTGCGCCTGGAGCACGTGGAGCGCCCGGCCGACTGGCAGTGA
- the recX gene encoding recombination regulator RecX produces the protein MTRRTDWGEYAYPSASESRGRGGTGGGAGGPTADGYGFGPYDDTPSYGTDGLHDGESYDDHPNDGDGDGDGDGDGDGDPGRWEDGSRSGAGSAAGTRRRGGGASRGAAGDAPGRRGGRSGRRRGFGESGDGPDGGGPQDGGSSFSSRAEKGESSGDPAERARAICLRLLTGTPRTRKQLADALHKREIPEGVADEVLSRFEEVGLINDGAFADAWVESRHHGRGLARRALARELRTKGVDSTLIDEAVSQVDAEQEETTARELVARKLRSTRGLDRDKRLRRLAGMLARKGYPEGMALRVVRQALEEEGEDTEGLGDEGY, from the coding sequence GTGACGCGCAGAACGGACTGGGGCGAGTACGCATATCCCAGTGCCTCCGAGAGCCGGGGGCGCGGGGGTACCGGCGGGGGCGCCGGGGGGCCCACCGCGGACGGATACGGGTTCGGACCGTACGACGACACACCGTCGTACGGCACGGACGGGCTTCACGACGGTGAGTCCTACGACGATCATCCGAACGACGGCGACGGCGACGGCGATGGTGATGGTGATGGTGATGGTGATCCCGGTCGGTGGGAGGACGGCTCGCGCTCCGGCGCGGGCTCTGCCGCCGGAACCCGTCGGCGTGGCGGCGGTGCCTCGCGCGGTGCGGCCGGTGACGCGCCTGGCAGACGCGGCGGCCGGAGCGGTCGGCGGCGTGGCTTCGGGGAATCGGGCGACGGCCCGGACGGCGGGGGGCCACAGGACGGGGGTTCGTCTTTCTCGTCGAGGGCCGAGAAAGGGGAGTCCTCAGGGGACCCGGCTGAGCGGGCGCGCGCGATCTGCCTGCGCCTGCTCACCGGGACCCCGCGCACCCGCAAGCAACTCGCGGACGCCCTGCACAAACGCGAGATTCCCGAGGGCGTGGCGGACGAGGTGCTGTCGCGGTTCGAGGAGGTCGGGCTGATCAACGACGGTGCGTTCGCGGACGCCTGGGTCGAGTCCCGTCACCACGGCCGGGGCCTGGCCCGTCGAGCCCTCGCCCGGGAGCTGCGCACCAAGGGTGTCGACTCGACACTGATCGACGAGGCCGTCTCCCAGGTCGACGCCGAGCAGGAGGAGACCACCGCGCGCGAGCTCGTCGCCCGCAAGCTGCGCTCCACCCGAGGCCTGGACCGCGACAAACGCCTCCGCCGTCTCGCCGGCATGCTTGCCCGCAAGGGGTACCCCGAGGGCATGGCCCTCCGTGTGGTCAGGCAGGCGCTGGAGGAAGAGGGGGAGGACACGGAGGGACTGGGGGACGAGGGGTACTGA